The proteins below come from a single Chrysoperla carnea chromosome 1, inChrCarn1.1, whole genome shotgun sequence genomic window:
- the LOC123305488 gene encoding nucleoplasmin-like protein isoform X1 encodes MADEYFYALTLQGAKASESWDPETKATDDYQGGHKLVIRQAVLGPEAKEGELNVIQVEAMTWKDTIKIPVATLKAGAGGQSQCLLELTFPDPPVTFSLSQGTGPVHIIGHHLIGSPIEEFDEIDEMEEEMLDEEEGEDVGQAGANKKRKINSKGQDEEDEDDDEEGPKKKAKVQNNAKGKSPAGKNKKK; translated from the exons ATGGCTGATGAATATTTTTACG CTTTAACTTTACAAGGAGCAAAAGCTTCAGAATCATGGGATCCAGAGACCAAGGCCACTGATGATTATCAAGGTGGACATAAATTAGTAATCAGACAAGCTGTATTAGGACCAGAAGCGAAAGAAGGCgaattaaatgttattcaagtagAAGCAATGACATGGAAGGATACAATCAAAATTCCAGTAGCAACACTAAAAGCCGGTGCCGGTGGTCAAAGTCAATGTTTATTGGAATTAACATTCCCAGATCCACCAGTCACGTTCAGTTTATCACAAGGTACCGGACCAGTACATATAATTGGACATCATTTAATTGGTAGTCCGATTGAAGAATTTGACGAAATTGATGAAATGGAAGAAGAAATGTTAGACGAAGAAGAAGGTGAAGATGTG GGTCAAGCTGGAGCCAACAAAAAGCGCAAAATCAACTCAAAAGGACAAGATGAG GAAGACGAAGATGATGATGAAGAAGGTCCCAAGAAAAAAGCAAAAGTGCAAAACAATGCCAAGGGAAAATCTCCAGCtgggaaaaataaaaagaaatga
- the LOC123294038 gene encoding uncharacterized protein LOC123294038, which yields MNDSPKTPILRSNQISTPSNNNGHFTPCRQMGLSRKRKSSLSVASPLLVTDKSNTELNETPKHDITKRSRASYPINNETPKSEVQRKRVSYPLDNARKRNLNVLLSNEDQTADEETLKSEINACKARIEDKRKILQELQKSTKSTDNNLENLIVKWRTGCQNALNALLDEAKENRILDMNKLLNDLNIPASLVHFDTENEVFL from the exons ATGAACG ATTCTCCGAAAACACCAATTTTGAGGTCTAATCAAATTTCAACGCCTTCAAATAATAATGGTCATTTCACACCATGTCGTCAGATGGGCTTATCGCGTAAACGTAAATCAAGTTTATCAGTTGCATCACCTTTACTTGTCACGGATAAATCAAATACAGAATTAAACGAAACACCAAAACACGATATTACCAAACGATCAAGGGCGAGTTATCCTATAAACAATGAAACACCAAAATCTGAGGTTCAACGGAAAAGAGTTAGCTATCCACTTGATAATGCGaggaaaagaaatttaaatgtattgttGTCAAATGAGGATCAAACGGCAGATGAAGAAACgttaaaatcagaaataaatGCTTGTAAAGCTCGTATTGAAGATAAACGAAAAATACTCCAGGAATTACAAAAGTCAACTAAAAGTACcgataataatttagaaaatttaattgtaaaatggCGTACAGGATGTCAGAATGCGTTGAATGCATTGTTAGACGAGGCAAAAGAAAACAGAATATTagatatgaataaattattaaatgatttgaaTATTCCAGCAAGTTTGGTACATTTTGATACTGAGAATgaagtatttttgtaa
- the LOC123305496 gene encoding ER membrane protein complex subunit 6 — protein MTVKIKSKENKSGEIIAYSETAMRNNAAVVEYCRTSMAALSGGTAGLLGLTGFYGFAFYVFAVVGLWALLVLKAGSSWKKYFISRKTLLTYGFFGGLFTYVLFWTFLYGMVHVY, from the exons atgacggttaaaataaaatcgaaagaaaacaaatcCGGTGAAATAATCGCTTACAGTGAAACTGCTATGCGAAATAATGCAGCCGTTGTTGAATATTGTCGTACATCAATGGCAGCACTATCGGGTGGTACTGCtg gTTTACTAGGACTAACTGGTTTTTATGGCTTTGCATTTTATGTATTTGCTGTTGTTGGTCTCTGGGCATTATTAGTATTAAAAGCAGGTTCgagttggaaaaaatattttatatctaggAAAACTTTATTAACTTATGGCTTCTTTGGTGGTTTGTTTACGTATGTTTTATTTTGGACATTTTTGTATGGTATGGTCCATGTATATTaa
- the LOC123305488 gene encoding nucleoplasmin-like protein isoform X2: protein MADEYFYALTLQGAKASESWDPETKATDDYQGGHKLVIRQAVLGPEAKEGELNVIQVEAMTWKDTIKIPVATLKAGAGGQSQCLLELTFPDPPVTFSLSQGTGPVHIIGHHLIGSPIEEFDEIDEMEEEMLDEEEGEDVEDEDDDEEGPKKKAKVQNNAKGKSPAGKNKKK, encoded by the exons ATGGCTGATGAATATTTTTACG CTTTAACTTTACAAGGAGCAAAAGCTTCAGAATCATGGGATCCAGAGACCAAGGCCACTGATGATTATCAAGGTGGACATAAATTAGTAATCAGACAAGCTGTATTAGGACCAGAAGCGAAAGAAGGCgaattaaatgttattcaagtagAAGCAATGACATGGAAGGATACAATCAAAATTCCAGTAGCAACACTAAAAGCCGGTGCCGGTGGTCAAAGTCAATGTTTATTGGAATTAACATTCCCAGATCCACCAGTCACGTTCAGTTTATCACAAGGTACCGGACCAGTACATATAATTGGACATCATTTAATTGGTAGTCCGATTGAAGAATTTGACGAAATTGATGAAATGGAAGAAGAAATGTTAGACGAAGAAGAAGGTGAAGATGTG GAAGACGAAGATGATGATGAAGAAGGTCCCAAGAAAAAAGCAAAAGTGCAAAACAATGCCAAGGGAAAATCTCCAGCtgggaaaaataaaaagaaatga
- the LOC123305129 gene encoding nucleotide exchange factor Sil1, protein MLLKLIFFILLITVSHGTNDKNNRKKEFIATSEWQIVEQGQHLPAGLHIRHNFETKVTEAKLLDEKEKSHAISVVDTQNNDIEKNEISMDEDDDLKAQQENVAKKYKSYKELKEDLSALNLTIKLDMEVMNELFERFDKFIIDPLHNVDELANILIDFEFFVHQFDNAKHFIQSKGLQRIIFPILEVPNTKLKVLGLHVLSAAVQNNPKVQIAVYERNTIPILIKLLSNENQSIVMPTISTISKLLRRFPTAQWAFIKQKGLENISKLIENDELFIDNNFKLKILTFLIDFVTDSKELIIDSEGRKNIHAEYVSEYLLTSFKSDGWCQVIEKFVSHIHFVNFDVIEQTLILIQTTKDLCWPTFNKHEFRDKIDTLIRYYEKVLRNDQDFDMNRLVDSEYLNHFVDTIRNLTSVIYEKANFIDKDEL, encoded by the exons atgttgttaaaattgatattttttatattattgatcaCAGTTAGTCATGGTACTAACgataaaaataatcgaaaaaaagaGTTTATTGCAACGTCGGAATGGCAAATTGTGGAACAAG GTCAACATCTTCCCGCTGGCTTACATATTCGCCATAATTTCGAAACAAAAGTAACTGAAGCAAAACTTCtcgatgaaaaagaaaaaagtcatgCTATTTCCGTTGTTGATACTCAAAATaatgatatcgaaaaaaacgaaatttctaTGGATGAGGATGATGATTTGAAGGCACAACAAGAAAATGTAGCGAAAAAATATAAGAGTTATAAAGAGTTGAAGGAAGATTTAAGTGCGTTAAATTTAACGATCAAACTAGATATGGAAGTAATGAACGAGCTATTTGAacgttttgataaatttataattgatcCGTTACATAATGTAGACGAGTTAGCGAAcattttgatcgattttgaattttttgtacatCAATTTGATAACGCAAAACATTTTATCCAATCAAAAGGATTACAACGAATTATATTCCCTATTTTAGAAGTTCCAAATACCAAATTAAAAGTACTCGGATTACATGTTTTAAGTGCTGCCGtacaaaataatccaaaagtACAAATTGCTGTGTACGAACGAAATACAATACCAATTTTAATCAAGTTATTATCGAATGAAAATCAATCGATTGTAATGCCAACGATAAGTACAATTTCCAAATTATTACGACGTTTTCCAACTGCACAATGGGCATTCATTAAACAAAAAGgtttggaaaatatttcaaaattaattgaaaatgatgaattatttattgataataattttaaattaaaaattctaacatttttaattgattttgttacGGATTCGAaagagttaattattgatagtGAAGGtcgaaaaaatattcatgccGAATATGTATCcgaatatttattaacaagttTTAAATCCGATGGTTGGTGTcaagtaattgaaaaatttgtatcacaTATTCATTTCGTTAATTTCGATGTTATCGAACAAacgttaattttaattcaaacaacAAAAGATCTTTGTTGGCCTACATTTAATAAACATGAATTTCGTGATAAAATTGATACGCTTATTCGATATTATGAGAAAGTTTTACGAAATGATCAAGATTTCGATATGAATCGATTAGTTGATTcagaatatttaaatcattttgtcgATACAATACGAAATTTAACGTCTGTTATTTATGAAAAAGCGAACTTTATTGATAAAGATGAACTTTAa